One genomic segment of Mycolicibacterium gilvum includes these proteins:
- a CDS encoding esterase: MRFLAAALTVAAVSASLAAGPAALAQPAPPATPSACVALGGTVDADEMCRVQVENPTYRLDYSFPADYPDQQALTAYLTQTRDGFVNVAGMPGSWNLPYVLDGRGTGYRTGPDDGGTRSVVFEMYENVGGAHPQTWFKSFNWDVAKKAPITFDTLFKPGSEPLAVIFPIVRSDISRQLGIEAPITTADGLDPAKYTEFAITDDAVIFYFGQGEIMAGAGGALQATIPRSAIASMLALEPTEVTP, from the coding sequence ATGCGCTTTCTCGCTGCTGCGCTGACGGTTGCAGCCGTCTCGGCAAGCTTGGCGGCCGGCCCGGCCGCTCTCGCACAGCCGGCGCCCCCGGCCACCCCGTCGGCCTGCGTCGCCCTGGGCGGCACCGTCGATGCCGACGAAATGTGCCGGGTTCAGGTCGAAAACCCCACCTATCGGCTGGATTACAGCTTCCCCGCCGACTACCCGGACCAGCAGGCGCTCACGGCGTACCTGACCCAGACCCGCGACGGCTTCGTCAACGTCGCAGGGATGCCGGGTTCCTGGAATCTGCCGTACGTGCTGGACGGCCGCGGCACCGGATACCGCACCGGACCGGACGACGGCGGCACCCGCAGCGTGGTGTTCGAGATGTACGAGAACGTCGGCGGGGCCCACCCGCAGACCTGGTTCAAGTCGTTCAACTGGGATGTCGCGAAGAAGGCGCCGATCACGTTCGACACCCTGTTCAAGCCCGGGTCCGAGCCGCTCGCCGTGATCTTCCCGATCGTGCGGTCCGACATCTCGCGTCAGCTCGGCATCGAGGCGCCGATCACGACGGCAGACGGTCTCGATCCGGCCAAGTACACCGAGTTCGCCATCACCGACGATGCGGTGATCTTCTACTTCGGTCAGGGCGAGATCATGGCGGGCGCGGGAGGCGCGTTGCAGGCGACGATCCCGCGATCGGCGATCGCGTCGATGCTGGCGTTGGAGCCGACCGAGGTCACGCCGTAG
- a CDS encoding alanine/glycine:cation symporter family protein, translated as MSEFLSTLNGLVWHETLVYLCLAAGVYFSARSRFVQVRQIPEMVRLMIRGEKSPSGVSSFQALTMSLAGRVGTGNIAGVATAIAFGGPGALFWMWMVAFLGASTSFVECTLGQIYKDRDKLTGEYRGGPAYYLSTALSHTAAAGAMKVYGYVFAAVTLLAMGLLLPSVQSNSMASAMNSAWGFSKWWVAVGTVIVLAFVIIGGVKRIATFASVVVPFMAVVYIVLALIIVLTNASEIPAIISLIFSSAFGLDSAFGAIIGAAVMWGVKRGIYSNEAGQGTGPHAAAAAEVSHPAKQGLVQAFAVYIDTLFICSATGFLILSTGAYRVFEGESADGAVLSEGGNFLPADAEVGPAFAQAGFDTLWSGAGSSFIAISLAFFCITTIIAYYYMAETNLRFLLGRSAIRQMPLVGGTVGTNITMLLQALILVSVTLGAVSTASEAWTLGDIGVGLMAWLNIIGIIILQQPAYTALRDYERQKKAGLDPTFDPIALGIRNATFWENYDPVTGRDKLPTTTA; from the coding sequence ATGTCGGAGTTCTTGAGCACACTCAACGGCCTCGTATGGCATGAGACGCTCGTCTACCTGTGTCTGGCCGCCGGTGTCTATTTCTCCGCCAGATCGCGCTTCGTCCAGGTGCGGCAGATCCCGGAGATGGTCCGCCTGATGATCAGAGGAGAGAAGTCGCCGTCCGGGGTGTCGAGCTTCCAGGCCCTGACCATGTCGCTGGCCGGTCGTGTCGGGACCGGCAACATCGCAGGCGTGGCAACCGCGATCGCGTTCGGTGGTCCCGGTGCGCTGTTCTGGATGTGGATGGTCGCGTTCCTCGGCGCATCGACGTCGTTCGTCGAGTGCACCCTCGGCCAGATCTACAAGGACCGCGACAAGCTCACCGGCGAGTACCGCGGCGGACCGGCGTACTACCTGAGCACCGCGCTCTCCCACACCGCGGCCGCCGGCGCCATGAAGGTCTACGGCTACGTGTTCGCCGCGGTCACGCTGCTGGCGATGGGTCTGCTCCTGCCCAGCGTGCAGTCCAACTCGATGGCGTCGGCGATGAACTCCGCCTGGGGCTTCTCGAAGTGGTGGGTCGCCGTCGGCACGGTGATCGTGCTGGCGTTCGTCATCATCGGCGGGGTCAAGCGCATCGCCACGTTCGCATCCGTCGTGGTGCCGTTCATGGCGGTCGTGTACATCGTGTTGGCCCTGATCATCGTGTTGACGAACGCAAGCGAGATCCCGGCGATCATCTCGCTGATCTTCTCCAGCGCATTCGGTTTGGACTCTGCCTTCGGCGCGATCATCGGCGCCGCGGTGATGTGGGGCGTCAAGCGCGGTATCTATTCCAACGAGGCCGGCCAGGGCACCGGTCCGCACGCAGCCGCCGCGGCCGAGGTGTCGCACCCGGCCAAACAGGGCCTGGTGCAGGCGTTCGCCGTCTACATCGACACGTTGTTCATCTGCTCGGCCACCGGCTTCCTGATCCTGTCGACCGGCGCCTACCGGGTGTTCGAGGGTGAAAGCGCCGATGGCGCCGTGCTCAGCGAGGGCGGGAACTTCCTGCCTGCCGACGCCGAGGTCGGACCCGCCTTCGCCCAGGCCGGTTTCGACACCCTCTGGAGCGGTGCGGGCTCCAGCTTCATCGCGATCTCACTCGCGTTCTTCTGCATCACGACGATCATCGCGTACTACTACATGGCCGAGACGAACCTTCGCTTCCTGCTGGGCCGGAGTGCCATCAGGCAGATGCCTCTCGTCGGCGGCACCGTCGGAACCAACATCACGATGTTGCTGCAGGCCCTGATCCTGGTGTCGGTCACACTCGGCGCTGTCTCCACGGCATCGGAGGCGTGGACGCTGGGCGACATCGGGGTCGGTCTGATGGCCTGGCTCAACATCATCGGCATCATCATTCTCCAGCAACCTGCCTACACAGCGCTGCGGGACTACGAACGGCAGAAGAAGGCCGGACTGGATCCGACCTTCGATCCGATCGCCCTCGGCATCCGGAACGCGACCTTCTGGGAGAACTACGACCCGGTCACGGGCAGGGACAAGCTGCCGACGACTACGGCGTGA
- a CDS encoding PQQ-binding-like beta-propeller repeat protein gives MLRRIIVVAWTTLVAGVLAGCGTTDSWVDSRAATGWSAQYADAANSSSTPTRGADTLQLEWGRSVKGSLAAQAALGSGNYLAVNAQTEGGCSLMVWEVDNRARQRWCTRLVQGGGIASPLFDGFDNLYIGQPGLLQSFPTTQWVRWRKPVIGLPLTARLVAPGRVLAVTHLGQVLVFDAHRGTVTGNSLDLVAGLDPRDSERGLADCRQARPECPIAAAPAYSESNGMVVLTLWEPGADKPVLVGLRYQQGQTPQLTREWTSDAVGGGPLASPVLSHDGATVYVNGRDERLWAINTANGSAKWSVPLSYLAQTPPSVTPDGLVIAGGGPGSRLVAIRDTADDGEELWTRDDVAPLTTSSLAGLGYAVVRDGDGDSAGLALTIFTLGDGSTVNTYPLPNASGWPVGVSIGHDGRVVTATSDGQVYGFAPA, from the coding sequence GTGCTCCGGCGAATCATCGTGGTGGCCTGGACGACGCTGGTCGCTGGCGTGCTCGCCGGCTGCGGCACCACCGACTCCTGGGTCGACTCCCGCGCCGCGACCGGCTGGTCGGCGCAGTACGCGGACGCGGCGAACTCCAGTTCGACCCCGACCCGGGGAGCCGACACGCTGCAACTGGAATGGGGACGCTCGGTCAAGGGCAGCCTCGCCGCGCAGGCGGCGCTGGGGTCGGGTAATTATCTTGCCGTCAACGCCCAGACCGAGGGCGGCTGCTCGCTGATGGTCTGGGAGGTCGACAACCGTGCCCGGCAGCGGTGGTGTACCCGCCTGGTGCAGGGCGGCGGCATCGCCAGCCCGTTGTTCGACGGATTCGACAACCTCTACATCGGGCAGCCGGGGCTGCTGCAGTCCTTCCCCACCACCCAGTGGGTCCGCTGGCGCAAACCGGTGATCGGGCTCCCGCTGACCGCACGGCTGGTGGCGCCGGGGCGCGTGCTGGCGGTCACCCACCTCGGCCAGGTGCTGGTCTTCGACGCCCATCGCGGCACCGTCACCGGCAATTCGCTGGACCTCGTCGCCGGCCTGGATCCCCGCGACTCCGAACGTGGTCTGGCCGACTGCAGGCAGGCCCGCCCGGAGTGTCCGATCGCCGCCGCACCCGCCTACTCGGAGTCCAACGGCATGGTGGTGCTGACGCTCTGGGAGCCCGGCGCCGACAAGCCGGTGCTCGTCGGCCTGCGCTACCAGCAGGGACAGACGCCGCAACTGACCCGCGAATGGACCAGCGACGCGGTCGGAGGCGGCCCACTGGCCAGTCCGGTGCTGTCGCACGACGGAGCGACGGTGTACGTCAACGGCCGCGATGAGCGGCTGTGGGCGATCAACACCGCCAACGGATCCGCGAAGTGGTCGGTTCCCCTGAGTTACCTCGCGCAGACCCCGCCGTCGGTGACACCCGATGGGCTGGTGATCGCCGGGGGCGGGCCCGGTTCCCGCCTCGTCGCGATCCGCGACACCGCCGACGACGGCGAGGAGCTCTGGACCCGTGACGACGTGGCACCGCTGACGACCAGCAGCCTTGCCGGCCTCGGCTATGCGGTCGTCCGCGACGGAGACGGCGATTCAGCGGGTCTGGCCTTGACGATCTTCACGCTCGGTGACGGCTCCACCGTCAACACCTACCCGCTGCCGAACGCGAGCGGGTGGCCGGTCGGCGTGTCGATCGGCCACGACGGCCGCGTGGTGACCGCCACCAGCGACGGCCAGGTCTACGGGTTCGCACCCGCCTGA
- a CDS encoding acyltransferase encodes MTTMWGAPLHKRWRGSRLRDPRQARFLTLASLKWVLKNRAFTPWYLVRYFRLLKFKLANPHIITRGMVFLGKDVEIQATPELSQMEIGRWVHIGDKNTIRCHEGSLRIGDKVVLGRDNVINTYLDIELGDSVLMADWCYICDFDHRMDSIELPIKDQGIVKGPVRIGPDTWVGVKVSVLRNTSIGRGCVLGSHAVVRGEIPDYSIAVGAPAKVVKNRKLSWETSAAERAELAAALADIERKKAAR; translated from the coding sequence ATGACAACGATGTGGGGTGCGCCGCTGCACAAACGTTGGCGAGGCTCGCGGCTGCGGGATCCGCGTCAAGCCCGGTTCCTGACCCTGGCGTCGTTGAAATGGGTGCTCAAGAACCGGGCCTTCACCCCCTGGTACCTGGTTCGGTACTTCCGGCTGTTGAAGTTCAAGCTTGCGAATCCGCACATCATCACCCGCGGCATGGTCTTCCTCGGCAAGGATGTCGAGATCCAGGCCACCCCTGAGCTGTCCCAGATGGAGATCGGTCGATGGGTACACATCGGCGACAAGAACACCATTCGCTGCCATGAGGGTTCGCTGCGCATCGGCGACAAGGTGGTTCTCGGACGCGACAACGTCATCAACACCTACCTCGACATCGAACTCGGCGACTCGGTGCTGATGGCCGACTGGTGCTACATCTGCGACTTCGATCACCGGATGGACAGCATCGAGTTACCGATCAAGGACCAGGGGATCGTGAAGGGGCCGGTGCGCATCGGTCCCGACACGTGGGTGGGTGTGAAGGTCAGCGTGCTGCGCAACACCTCGATCGGCCGGGGCTGCGTTCTGGGATCGCACGCCGTGGTGCGAGGTGAGATCCCCGACTACTCGATCGCCGTGGGCGCACCGGCGAAGGTGGTCAAGAACCGCAAGCTGTCGTGGGAGACGTCGGCGGCGGAGCGGGCGGAATTGGCGGCGGCGCTCGCGGACATCGAACGGAAGAAGGCCGCGCGCTAG
- the zwf gene encoding glucose-6-phosphate dehydrogenase, with the protein MSSRKLQTISYPASGAHPYRRDEPPLAPFVIVLFGATGDLAKRKLLPGMAYLDQSELAPHIQVVGTSLEDLTDDEFRALAREAVDAHGTHKLTDEQWENFAKILTYVPQSAGPDALAAAVSEAESRLLAGYGSSDAGEVQRLHYLSVPPDAARAVITMLSEADLVRRSRVVMEKPFGTDLESAVGLNKFVHETFKERHIFRIDHFLGKEAAQNILAFRFANGLFEPIWNRNFIDHIQIDIPETLGLDERAGFYESTGAYKDMVVTHLFQVMAFVVMEPPTALEPRAISEEKNKVFRSMLPIDCSTVVRGQFSGYRELDGVARDSDTETFIALKVGIDNWRWAGVPIYLRTGKRMAEGQRIISIAFKEAPRTMFPAGSGVGSQGPDHLTFDLADASKVSLSFYGKRPGPGMKLEKMSMQFSTQETEQSNDVLEAYERLILDAMRGDHTLFTTAEGIESLWERSTDLLVDPPPVKMYQPGTWGPNSIHQLIGPNAWRLPFEREWRERRD; encoded by the coding sequence GTGTCCTCGAGGAAGCTCCAGACGATCTCCTATCCGGCCAGCGGCGCTCATCCCTACCGCAGAGACGAACCTCCGCTGGCCCCGTTCGTGATCGTGCTGTTCGGCGCGACCGGCGACCTGGCCAAACGGAAACTGCTTCCGGGCATGGCCTACCTGGACCAGTCCGAGCTGGCGCCGCACATCCAGGTCGTCGGCACGTCGCTGGAGGACCTGACCGACGACGAGTTCCGTGCCCTGGCACGGGAGGCGGTCGACGCTCACGGCACGCACAAGCTCACCGACGAACAGTGGGAGAACTTCGCGAAAATCCTGACCTACGTCCCTCAGAGCGCGGGTCCGGACGCCCTCGCGGCTGCGGTGTCCGAGGCCGAATCCCGGCTCCTGGCCGGATACGGTTCATCCGATGCCGGCGAGGTGCAGCGGCTGCACTATCTCTCCGTACCTCCCGACGCGGCGCGCGCCGTGATCACCATGCTGAGTGAGGCGGATCTGGTACGCCGGTCGCGGGTGGTGATGGAGAAGCCGTTCGGCACCGATCTGGAGAGTGCGGTCGGGCTGAACAAATTCGTGCACGAGACGTTCAAGGAACGGCACATCTTTCGCATCGACCACTTCCTCGGCAAGGAAGCCGCGCAGAACATCCTCGCGTTCCGGTTCGCCAACGGGTTGTTCGAGCCGATCTGGAATCGCAATTTCATCGACCACATCCAGATCGACATTCCCGAAACGCTCGGGCTGGACGAGCGGGCCGGCTTCTACGAGAGCACCGGGGCCTACAAGGACATGGTCGTCACACACCTGTTCCAGGTGATGGCCTTCGTCGTCATGGAACCGCCGACGGCCTTGGAGCCTCGCGCGATCAGCGAGGAGAAGAACAAGGTGTTCCGCTCCATGCTGCCGATCGACTGTTCCACCGTCGTCCGCGGACAGTTCAGTGGATATCGCGAACTCGACGGCGTGGCAAGGGATTCCGATACCGAGACGTTCATCGCGCTGAAAGTGGGCATCGACAACTGGCGGTGGGCGGGGGTGCCGATCTACCTGCGCACGGGCAAGCGGATGGCCGAAGGTCAGCGGATCATCTCGATCGCGTTCAAGGAGGCGCCCCGCACGATGTTCCCCGCCGGATCCGGTGTGGGATCGCAGGGGCCCGACCATCTGACATTCGATCTGGCGGATGCGTCGAAGGTGTCCCTGTCGTTCTACGGCAAGCGCCCCGGACCCGGGATGAAGCTGGAGAAGATGTCGATGCAGTTCTCGACGCAGGAGACCGAGCAGAGCAACGATGTGCTCGAAGCCTACGAGCGGCTCATCCTGGACGCGATGCGCGGCGACCACACGCTGTTCACCACGGCCGAGGGCATCGAATCACTCTGGGAGCGTTCGACGGACCTGCTCGTCGACCCGCCCCCGGTGAAGATGTATCAGCCCGGGACGTGGGGGCCGAACTCCATCCACCAACTGATCGGCCCGAATGCCTGGCGGCTGCCTTTCGAGCGGGAATGGCGCGAGCGCAGAGACTGA
- a CDS encoding glycosyltransferase family 4 protein: protein MKILLVSWEYPPVVIGGLGRHVHHLATELVAAGHEVVVLSRRPTGTDPQTHPTTDETHEGVRVIAAAEDPHEFGFGTDMMAWVLAMGHSMIRAGFGLDGWRPDIVHAHDWLVAHPAVALAQFFDVPLVSTIHATEAGRHSGWVSGSVSRQVHALESWLVRDSDSLITCSASMRDEISALFGPELAEISVIPNGIDTDGWPFAARRAHSGPAELLYFGRLEYEKGVHDAIAALPKVRRTHPGTTLTIAGDGTQLGFLTEQARRHKVLKATKFVGRVDHSQLLTLLHRADVAVLPSHYEPFGIVALEAAATGTPLVTSTAGGLGEAVIDGVTGMSYPPSDVTALAAAIRAVLDAPAAAQERATAARARLTSDFAWHTVAAETAQVYLAAKRAERRPQPRRTIVERPLPDR from the coding sequence ATGAAGATTCTGCTGGTCTCCTGGGAGTACCCGCCGGTGGTGATCGGCGGCCTGGGCCGGCACGTGCATCACCTGGCCACCGAACTCGTCGCGGCCGGCCACGAGGTGGTGGTGCTGAGCCGGCGCCCGACCGGCACGGATCCGCAGACGCATCCGACCACCGACGAGACGCACGAGGGTGTCCGGGTGATCGCCGCGGCGGAAGATCCCCACGAGTTCGGCTTCGGCACGGACATGATGGCGTGGGTGCTGGCCATGGGGCACTCGATGATCCGTGCGGGTTTCGGCCTCGACGGCTGGCGTCCCGACATCGTGCACGCCCACGACTGGCTCGTCGCCCACCCTGCGGTCGCGCTGGCCCAATTCTTCGACGTGCCACTGGTTTCCACCATCCACGCGACCGAGGCCGGCAGGCATTCGGGGTGGGTCTCGGGATCCGTGAGCAGGCAGGTGCACGCCCTCGAGTCGTGGCTGGTGCGCGATTCCGACTCGCTGATCACGTGTTCTGCGTCCATGCGCGACGAGATCAGCGCGCTGTTCGGACCCGAGCTCGCCGAGATCTCGGTCATTCCCAACGGCATCGACACCGACGGCTGGCCGTTCGCGGCGCGGCGCGCACACTCCGGACCGGCGGAACTGCTGTACTTCGGACGTCTCGAGTACGAGAAGGGTGTGCACGACGCGATCGCGGCGTTGCCCAAGGTTCGCCGCACCCATCCCGGTACCACCCTGACGATCGCCGGTGACGGCACCCAGCTGGGCTTCCTCACCGAGCAGGCGCGGCGCCACAAGGTCCTCAAGGCGACGAAATTCGTTGGCAGGGTTGATCATTCCCAGTTGCTCACGTTGTTGCATCGCGCTGACGTCGCGGTGCTGCCCTCGCATTACGAACCGTTCGGCATCGTCGCGCTCGAGGCCGCGGCGACCGGCACCCCGCTGGTCACCTCGACCGCGGGCGGTCTCGGCGAGGCCGTCATCGACGGCGTCACGGGCATGTCGTATCCGCCGAGCGATGTGACCGCGCTGGCCGCGGCCATCAGGGCCGTCCTCGACGCGCCCGCGGCCGCGCAGGAGCGTGCGACAGCGGCGCGGGCCCGGCTCACCTCCGACTTCGCCTGGCACACCGTGGCCGCCGAGACAGCGCAGGTCTACCTCGCGGCCAAGCGCGCCGAGCGACGGCCGCAGCCGAGGCGAACGATTGTGGAGCGCCCCCTGCCGGACCGATGA
- a CDS encoding 1,4-alpha-glucan branching protein domain-containing protein yields MSHADVASGDEKNSVPGLFTLVLHTHLPWLAHHGRWPVGEEWLYQSWSAAYLPLIRVLRTLAAENRRHLITLGITPVVAAQLDDPYCLQGMNHWLANWQLRALEASTTRSSEPGAPPASQPQALRQFGVREYDEAERELGEFDALWRHGASPLFRELLDNQTIELLGGPLAHPFQPLLNPRLREFALREGLADAHARFAHRPSGIWAPECAYAPGMEIGYDDAGVTHFMVDGPSLRGDTSLGRPVGGSDVVAFGRDLQVSYRVWSPKSGYPGHSVYRDFHTYDHATGLKPARVTGRNVPSDAKAPYDPARADAAVDVHVADFVDTVRRRLVSESERIGRPAHVVAAFDTELFGHWWYEGPVWLERVLRALPAAGVRVGTLSDAIAEGYVGAPVDLPPSSWGSGKDWQVWSGDQVADLVQLNSEVVDVALSTVDKALAHGAALGSPTPRDFVADQILRETLLTVSSDWPFMVSKDSAADYARYRAHLHAHATREISDALASGRREHAQQLADGWNRADGLFGALDARRLPAP; encoded by the coding sequence GTGAGCCACGCAGACGTCGCGTCTGGGGACGAAAAGAATTCGGTACCAGGACTTTTCACGCTGGTTCTGCACACGCATCTGCCGTGGCTCGCGCATCACGGTCGCTGGCCGGTCGGCGAGGAATGGCTCTATCAGTCGTGGTCGGCTGCGTACCTGCCGCTGATACGCGTGCTGCGCACGCTGGCCGCCGAGAACCGCCGACACCTGATCACGCTGGGCATCACCCCGGTGGTGGCCGCCCAGTTGGACGATCCGTATTGCCTGCAGGGCATGAACCACTGGCTCGCGAACTGGCAACTGCGGGCGCTGGAGGCCTCGACGACGCGGAGCTCGGAGCCGGGCGCCCCACCCGCATCCCAGCCACAGGCCCTGCGGCAGTTCGGTGTTCGCGAATACGACGAGGCCGAACGGGAACTCGGTGAGTTCGACGCATTGTGGCGGCACGGTGCGAGCCCGTTGTTTCGCGAACTGCTCGACAACCAGACCATCGAACTGCTCGGCGGCCCGCTCGCTCACCCCTTCCAGCCACTGCTGAATCCACGTCTGCGCGAGTTCGCGCTGCGCGAGGGTCTCGCCGATGCCCACGCGCGGTTCGCCCACCGCCCGAGCGGGATCTGGGCGCCGGAATGCGCGTACGCACCGGGGATGGAAATCGGCTACGACGACGCCGGTGTCACCCACTTCATGGTCGACGGGCCGTCGTTGCGCGGAGACACCTCGCTCGGCCGACCGGTCGGCGGTTCCGATGTCGTCGCGTTCGGTCGCGACCTTCAGGTGAGCTACCGCGTGTGGTCGCCCAAATCGGGATATCCCGGACACAGCGTCTACCGCGACTTCCACACCTACGACCACGCCACCGGGCTCAAACCCGCTCGGGTGACGGGACGCAACGTGCCCTCGGACGCGAAGGCACCCTACGATCCGGCGCGCGCCGACGCCGCGGTGGACGTCCATGTCGCCGACTTCGTCGACACCGTGCGCCGGCGCCTAGTCTCCGAGAGCGAACGCATCGGCCGGCCCGCCCATGTCGTCGCCGCGTTCGACACCGAGCTGTTCGGGCACTGGTGGTACGAGGGCCCGGTTTGGCTGGAGCGGGTGCTGCGGGCGCTGCCGGCCGCCGGCGTGCGGGTCGGCACGCTGTCGGATGCGATCGCCGAGGGCTATGTCGGTGCCCCGGTCGATCTCCCGCCGAGCTCGTGGGGCTCGGGCAAGGACTGGCAGGTGTGGTCGGGCGACCAGGTGGCCGATCTGGTGCAGCTCAACAGTGAGGTCGTCGACGTGGCACTGAGCACCGTGGACAAGGCACTCGCCCACGGTGCGGCGTTGGGTTCGCCCACCCCAAGGGATTTCGTGGCCGACCAGATCCTTCGCGAGACCTTGTTGACGGTGTCGAGTGACTGGCCGTTCATGGTGAGCAAGGACTCCGCCGCGGACTATGCGCGCTACCGCGCCCATCTGCACGCCCACGCCACGCGGGAGATCTCCGACGCACTGGCGTCGGGCCGCCGCGAGCACGCGCAGCAGCTGGCCGACGGCTGGAATCGCGCCGACGGGCTGTTCGGTGCGCTCGACGCCCGGAGGCTGCCGGCGCCATGA
- a CDS encoding methyltransferase domain-containing protein, with protein sequence MSASVTNGDPGLPLTGERTIPGLAEENYWFRRHEVVYRRLVERCRDRDVLEAGSGEGYGADLIAEVARSVIGLDYDESAVAHVRARYPRVDMRHGNLAELPLESGSVDVVVNFQVIEHLWDQGQFVAECARVLRPGGVLLMSTPNRITFSPGLDAPVNPFHTRELDAAELTELIESAGFAMETMLGVFHGPPLVELDARHGGSIIEAQIARAVADAPWPPDLLADVESVTIDHFDLTAGSDTTPGRHIDDSLDLVAIAVRP encoded by the coding sequence ATGAGCGCATCAGTGACGAACGGTGATCCCGGACTGCCCCTCACCGGCGAGCGGACGATCCCGGGTCTGGCCGAGGAGAACTACTGGTTCCGCCGCCACGAGGTGGTGTACCGGCGGCTCGTCGAGCGCTGCCGTGACCGCGACGTGCTGGAGGCCGGTTCCGGCGAGGGCTACGGCGCCGACCTGATCGCCGAGGTCGCACGCAGCGTCATCGGCCTCGACTATGACGAGAGCGCGGTCGCACACGTCCGGGCGCGTTACCCGCGCGTCGACATGCGTCACGGCAACCTCGCCGAGTTGCCGCTGGAGTCGGGCTCGGTCGACGTCGTGGTGAACTTCCAGGTGATCGAGCATCTGTGGGACCAGGGCCAGTTCGTCGCCGAGTGCGCGCGAGTGCTGCGCCCGGGCGGGGTCCTGCTGATGTCGACACCCAACCGCATCACGTTCTCCCCCGGACTGGACGCCCCGGTGAACCCGTTCCACACCCGTGAACTCGACGCCGCCGAACTCACCGAGCTGATCGAGTCCGCGGGTTTCGCGATGGAGACGATGCTCGGTGTTTTTCACGGCCCGCCGCTCGTCGAACTCGACGCCCGCCACGGCGGCTCGATCATCGAGGCGCAGATCGCCCGCGCCGTCGCGGATGCTCCCTGGCCCCCGGATCTGCTCGCCGATGTGGAGTCGGTGACGATCGACCACTTCGATCTGACCGCCGGGTCGGACACCACACCCGGCCGGCACATCGACGACAGTCTGGATCTGGTCGCGATCGCGGTGCGGCCGTGA
- a CDS encoding electron transfer flavoprotein subunit beta/FixA family protein yields the protein MTNIVVLIKQVPDTWSERKLSEGDWTLDREAADAVLDEINERAVEEALLIKEREGGDSTVTVLTAGPERATEAIRKALSMGADKAVHLLDDGLHGSDMVQTGWALARALGTIEGTELVIAGNEATDGTGGAVPAIIAEYLGLPQLTHVRKLSVENGKVTGERETDDGLFTLEASLPAVVSVNEKINEPRFPSFKGIMAAKKKEVTTLTLAEIGVEADEVGVANAGSKVLSSTPKPPKTAGEKVTDEGEGGKKVAEYLVAQKII from the coding sequence ATGACGAATATCGTGGTCCTGATCAAACAGGTCCCTGACACGTGGTCCGAGCGCAAGCTGTCCGAAGGTGACTGGACGCTGGACCGGGAAGCCGCCGACGCCGTTCTCGACGAGATCAACGAGCGCGCTGTCGAAGAGGCCCTGCTCATCAAGGAGAGGGAAGGCGGCGACAGCACCGTCACCGTGCTGACCGCCGGTCCCGAGCGTGCGACGGAGGCCATCCGCAAGGCCCTGTCCATGGGTGCCGACAAGGCCGTGCACCTGCTCGACGACGGCCTGCACGGCTCCGACATGGTGCAGACCGGCTGGGCCCTGGCCCGCGCGCTGGGCACCATCGAGGGCACCGAGCTGGTCATCGCCGGCAACGAGGCCACCGACGGCACCGGCGGTGCCGTCCCCGCGATCATCGCCGAGTACCTCGGCCTGCCGCAGCTGACGCACGTGCGCAAGCTGTCGGTCGAGAACGGCAAGGTCACCGGCGAGCGTGAGACCGACGACGGCCTGTTCACCCTCGAGGCGTCGCTGCCCGCGGTGGTCAGCGTCAACGAGAAGATCAACGAGCCCCGCTTCCCGTCCTTCAAGGGCATCATGGCCGCGAAGAAGAAGGAAGTGACCACTCTGACGCTGGCCGAGATCGGTGTCGAGGCCGACGAGGTCGGTGTCGCCAACGCCGGCTCGAAGGTGCTGTCGTCGACCCCGAAGCCGCCGAAGACCGCAGGCGAGAAGGTCACCGACGAAGGCGAAGGCGGCAAGAAGGTCGCCGAGTACCTGGTCGCCCAAAAGATCATCTAA